TTCGACGTCCGATGGGGCGTCCAGGACCAGAACGGGCTCAATGTTCCAGTCCTGGCCGCTCCACTGTGAGCAGTGTACACCCCGTTTCAGTTGTTGCGATAATTGCCGAAACGTTTTCCCGGGCCGGAGCTGTGACGAATATCTGCCCGTTCGACTCGCTTATCCGCGCTGGACCGCTAGCACGAGTAACGGCGACCACCGGCCACCGGACGTGGGGCGCACTCGTATGGCTGCCGTCGTCGACTGTCACAGCCGTATCGAGCGACGCTGTAGCGTTGCGGACTCCGTCGCGTCACCACTGCACCACTGATTCAACCGATGACGACCGAGACACCAGCCCGACTTCGGGAGTTTACCTTCAGTATCCACTACGACCGCGGGACAGACCCGGTCATGGACGTCTTTCACGACCACCCGGAGCTGACCGCGTCGGCCATCGACATCTGTACCGGCGACCGGTCGTACGTTCGACTCCACCGGTTTCAGGGGCCGCGTGCGGCGACCGACCGACTCGAGGCCGAACTCGACGAGCGCGACCACCTCCCGCGGGCGGTCGGCGACCGGCCGTGTCGCGGAACCGGGACGTCGTTCTCGCTCGAGTGTACGACGCGTCGGCGATTGATCTACTCCTACGTCGAGGAGATCCGGGCGTGTGAGTCGGTCCAGGGCGTCGTCTGTTCGCACCTGAGCACGGGGACAGTCTGTGAGGTCCACCAGCGGGAGGGCGTCGAGTCGTGGCGGCTGTTGATGCGCTCCGACGAGAACGTCGGACTCGTGTACGACCGGCTCGCGGCCGGCCTCCGGGACGGCCTCCGGTTCGAGGTCGGCCACTTAGGCGAGGCCGTCGACTGGCCCAGCGGCGGCATCGTCGACGTCGAGCTGCC
This portion of the Natronobeatus ordinarius genome encodes:
- a CDS encoding helix-turn-helix domain-containing protein — translated: MTTETPARLREFTFSIHYDRGTDPVMDVFHDHPELTASAIDICTGDRSYVRLHRFQGPRAATDRLEAELDERDHLPRAVGDRPCRGTGTSFSLECTTRRRLIYSYVEEIRACESVQGVVCSHLSTGTVCEVHQREGVESWRLLMRSDENVGLVYDRLAAGLRDGLRFEVGHLGEAVDWPSGGIVDVELPGAQLQAIQEAAASGYYERPREITVEALAEELDVPRSTLSYRLRMAEATLVKRYLERFGDDGE